The following proteins are encoded in a genomic region of Coregonus clupeaformis isolate EN_2021a chromosome 14, ASM2061545v1, whole genome shotgun sequence:
- the LOC121581609 gene encoding SLAM family member 6-like isoform X3, whose amino-acid sequence MGSPPLPSSEMKHFLLIFCAASLAVILEPGSGEDDPVVLAVKGGSVQLDVQTSLEGMDIEYIFWRYNLTHSVVRYSNESKNPMKAYQDYENRVGMDPRSYTLELKNLQETDNGIYSAKITDHRGYEKDVARHVLAVHEAVPDVELRMLLLYLNSSEGFCNVSVTCSAHDSYASYTCDLSGCTEDEVVLYKPHLVMTVTGSDGTIMCNASNLVSKKSQWGRMGDVCKHRGAGLYKDVTLGTHPDRVRHHHTSSPHKSDLVLPPHTTQAHWRLQDCYTTENKICFNRVAARA is encoded by the exons ATGGGTTCTCCACCACTTCCATCTTCAGAAATGAAACATTTTCTTCTGATTTTCTGTGCTGCCTCACTGGCTGTCATCCTGGAACCAG GCTCTGGTGAAGATGACCCGGTAGTCCTGGCAGTGAAGGGAGGCTCGGTCCAGCTGGACGTCCAGACATCCCTGGAGGGCATGGACATAGAGTACATCTTCTGGAGGTACAACCTGACACACAGTGTGGTACGCTACAGCAACGAGTCCAAGAACCCCATGAAAGCCTACCAAGACTACGAGAACCGTGTGGGCATGGACCCCAGATCCTACACCCTGGAGCTGAAGAACCTGCAGGAAACAGACAATGGGATCTACAGTGCCAAGATCACAGACCACCGAGGGTACGAGAAGGACGTGGCCAGACATGTGCTGGCTGTTCATG AGGCTGTACCGGATGTGGAGTTGAGGATGCTGCTGCTCTACTTGAACTCCTCCGAGGGATTCTGTAACGTCTCTGTGACCTGCTCGGCCCACGACAGCTACGCCTCCTACACCTGTGACCTGTCCGGCTGCACTGAGGACGAG GTGGTTCTCTACAAGCCCCACCTGGTTATGACTGTTACCGGGAGCGATGGAACCATCATGTGCAATGCCAGCAACCTGGTCAGCAAGAAGAGCCAGTGGGGACGCATGGGGGACGTGTGTAA gcacAGAGGTGCTGGTCTATACAAAGATGTCACTCTTGGGACCCACCCTGATCGTGTTAGACATCATCACACCTCTTCTCCTCATAAGTCTGATCTTGTACTTCCTCCTCATACGACCCAAGCACACTGGAG
- the LOC121581283 gene encoding ATP-sensitive inward rectifier potassium channel 10 isoform X1, producing MCCHGDGIHPIGKMTSATPPSSRSCSSQKVCHSQTQTDVLKPLLGGGGSGGGGTLRRRRRVLSKDGRSNVRIEHISGRSALYMRDLWTTFLDMQWRWKFFLFTLTFTGTWFLFGVLWYLVALVHGDLLEFDPPSNHTPCVLQMQTLTGAFLFSLESQTTIGYGFRCITEECPAAIILLILQLVITMVLEIFITGTFLAKVARPKKRGETVKFSQHAVVSSHEGRPCLMIRVANMRKSLLLGCQVTGKLLQTSHTKEGETVRLDQRNVPFQVDTSSDSPFLILPLTFYHIIDDSSPLRAWAAKGGGWTDPELADFELLVIMSATVEPTSATCQVRTSYLPDEILWGYEFPPVVSLSPSGKYVADFAFFDKVAKTKTTPLFKTSRPQSYHGNGGGGGVGVEGTDPEKIRLEQSYRERGEEGRGRVRDSSPLSVRISNV from the exons ATGTGTTGTCATGGAGATGGAATACATCCTATTGGAAAG ATGACATCTGCCACACCCCCTTCCTCCCGAAGCTGCTCCTCTCAGAAGGTGTGTCACTCTCAGACGCAGACAGACGTTCTAAAGCCCCTATTGGGCGGCGGGGGCTCCGGCGGGGGCGGGACCTTGAGGAGGCGGAGGCGTGTTCTGTCTAAGGATGGGCGGAGTAACGTACGCATCGAGCACATCAGCGGGCGGTCGGCCCTGTACATGCGTGACCTCTGGACGACATTCCTGGATATGCAGTGGCGATGGAAGTTCTTTCTCTTCACCCTTACCTTCACAGGGACGTGGTTCCTGTTCGGGGTTCTGTGGTACCTGGTGGCATTAGTGCATGGAGATCTGCTGg AGTTCGACCCGCCGTCGAACCACACCCCATGTGTGCTGCAGATGCAGACGCTGACTGGGGCATTCCTGTTCTCGCTGGAGTCCCAGACCACCATTGGCTACGGCTTCCGTTGCATCACAGAGGAATGTCCGGCTGCCATCATCCTCCTGATCCTGCAACTCGTCATCACCATGGTACTGGAGATCTTCATCACCGGAACCTTCCTCGCCAAG GTGGCTCGGCCAAAGAAGCGAGGTGAGACGGTGAAGTTTAGCCAGCACGCCGTGGTGTCCAGTCACGAAGGCCGACCCTGCCTCATGATCCGAGTGGCCAACATGCGGAAGAGCCTGCTGCTGGGGTGCCAG GTGACGGGGAAGCTGCTGCAGACGTCTCATACCAAGGAGGGGGAGACGGTGCGTCTGGACCAGAGGAACGTTCCCTTCCAGGTGGACACGTCCAGCGACAGCCCCTTCCTCATCCTCCCCCTCACCTTTTACCACATCATAGACGACAGCAGCCCGCTTAGGGCCTGGGCTGCCAAGG gtggGGGATGGACAGATCCTGAGCTGGCGGACTTTGAGCTGCTGGTTATCATGAGTGCAACGGTAGAGCCCACCTCGGCCACCTGCCAGGTGCGCACCTCCTACCTGCCTGACGAGATTCTGTGGGGGTATGAGTTCCCCCCTGtggtctccctctccccctcagggAAGTACGTGGCCGACTTCGCCTTCTTCGACAAAGTGGCCAAGACCAAGACCACGCCCCTCTTCAAAACATCCCGCCCACAGAGTTACCATGgcaacggaggaggaggaggggtgggggtggaggggactGACCCGGAGAAGATCCGATTGGAGCAGAgctacagggagagaggagaggaagggagagggagggtcagAGACAGTAGCCCTCTCAGTGTCCGCATCAGCAATGTCTGA
- the LOC121581283 gene encoding ATP-sensitive inward rectifier potassium channel 10 isoform X3, with protein sequence MEMEYILLESCSSQKVCHSQTQTDVLKPLLGGGGSGGGGTLRRRRRVLSKDGRSNVRIEHISGRSALYMRDLWTTFLDMQWRWKFFLFTLTFTGTWFLFGVLWYLVALVHGDLLEFDPPSNHTPCVLQMQTLTGAFLFSLESQTTIGYGFRCITEECPAAIILLILQLVITMVLEIFITGTFLAKVARPKKRGETVKFSQHAVVSSHEGRPCLMIRVANMRKSLLLGCQVTGKLLQTSHTKEGETVRLDQRNVPFQVDTSSDSPFLILPLTFYHIIDDSSPLRAWAAKGGGWTDPELADFELLVIMSATVEPTSATCQVRTSYLPDEILWGYEFPPVVSLSPSGKYVADFAFFDKVAKTKTTPLFKTSRPQSYHGNGGGGGVGVEGTDPEKIRLEQSYRERGEEGRGRVRDSSPLSVRISNV encoded by the exons ATGGAGATGGAATACATCCTATTGGAAAG CTGCTCCTCTCAGAAGGTGTGTCACTCTCAGACGCAGACAGACGTTCTAAAGCCCCTATTGGGCGGCGGGGGCTCCGGCGGGGGCGGGACCTTGAGGAGGCGGAGGCGTGTTCTGTCTAAGGATGGGCGGAGTAACGTACGCATCGAGCACATCAGCGGGCGGTCGGCCCTGTACATGCGTGACCTCTGGACGACATTCCTGGATATGCAGTGGCGATGGAAGTTCTTTCTCTTCACCCTTACCTTCACAGGGACGTGGTTCCTGTTCGGGGTTCTGTGGTACCTGGTGGCATTAGTGCATGGAGATCTGCTGg AGTTCGACCCGCCGTCGAACCACACCCCATGTGTGCTGCAGATGCAGACGCTGACTGGGGCATTCCTGTTCTCGCTGGAGTCCCAGACCACCATTGGCTACGGCTTCCGTTGCATCACAGAGGAATGTCCGGCTGCCATCATCCTCCTGATCCTGCAACTCGTCATCACCATGGTACTGGAGATCTTCATCACCGGAACCTTCCTCGCCAAG GTGGCTCGGCCAAAGAAGCGAGGTGAGACGGTGAAGTTTAGCCAGCACGCCGTGGTGTCCAGTCACGAAGGCCGACCCTGCCTCATGATCCGAGTGGCCAACATGCGGAAGAGCCTGCTGCTGGGGTGCCAG GTGACGGGGAAGCTGCTGCAGACGTCTCATACCAAGGAGGGGGAGACGGTGCGTCTGGACCAGAGGAACGTTCCCTTCCAGGTGGACACGTCCAGCGACAGCCCCTTCCTCATCCTCCCCCTCACCTTTTACCACATCATAGACGACAGCAGCCCGCTTAGGGCCTGGGCTGCCAAGG gtggGGGATGGACAGATCCTGAGCTGGCGGACTTTGAGCTGCTGGTTATCATGAGTGCAACGGTAGAGCCCACCTCGGCCACCTGCCAGGTGCGCACCTCCTACCTGCCTGACGAGATTCTGTGGGGGTATGAGTTCCCCCCTGtggtctccctctccccctcagggAAGTACGTGGCCGACTTCGCCTTCTTCGACAAAGTGGCCAAGACCAAGACCACGCCCCTCTTCAAAACATCCCGCCCACAGAGTTACCATGgcaacggaggaggaggaggggtgggggtggaggggactGACCCGGAGAAGATCCGATTGGAGCAGAgctacagggagagaggagaggaagggagagggagggtcagAGACAGTAGCCCTCTCAGTGTCCGCATCAGCAATGTCTGA
- the LOC121581283 gene encoding ATP-sensitive inward rectifier potassium channel 10 isoform X2, which translates to MTSATPPSSRSCSSQKVCHSQTQTDVLKPLLGGGGSGGGGTLRRRRRVLSKDGRSNVRIEHISGRSALYMRDLWTTFLDMQWRWKFFLFTLTFTGTWFLFGVLWYLVALVHGDLLEFDPPSNHTPCVLQMQTLTGAFLFSLESQTTIGYGFRCITEECPAAIILLILQLVITMVLEIFITGTFLAKVARPKKRGETVKFSQHAVVSSHEGRPCLMIRVANMRKSLLLGCQVTGKLLQTSHTKEGETVRLDQRNVPFQVDTSSDSPFLILPLTFYHIIDDSSPLRAWAAKGGGWTDPELADFELLVIMSATVEPTSATCQVRTSYLPDEILWGYEFPPVVSLSPSGKYVADFAFFDKVAKTKTTPLFKTSRPQSYHGNGGGGGVGVEGTDPEKIRLEQSYRERGEEGRGRVRDSSPLSVRISNV; encoded by the exons ATGACATCTGCCACACCCCCTTCCTCCCGAAGCTGCTCCTCTCAGAAGGTGTGTCACTCTCAGACGCAGACAGACGTTCTAAAGCCCCTATTGGGCGGCGGGGGCTCCGGCGGGGGCGGGACCTTGAGGAGGCGGAGGCGTGTTCTGTCTAAGGATGGGCGGAGTAACGTACGCATCGAGCACATCAGCGGGCGGTCGGCCCTGTACATGCGTGACCTCTGGACGACATTCCTGGATATGCAGTGGCGATGGAAGTTCTTTCTCTTCACCCTTACCTTCACAGGGACGTGGTTCCTGTTCGGGGTTCTGTGGTACCTGGTGGCATTAGTGCATGGAGATCTGCTGg AGTTCGACCCGCCGTCGAACCACACCCCATGTGTGCTGCAGATGCAGACGCTGACTGGGGCATTCCTGTTCTCGCTGGAGTCCCAGACCACCATTGGCTACGGCTTCCGTTGCATCACAGAGGAATGTCCGGCTGCCATCATCCTCCTGATCCTGCAACTCGTCATCACCATGGTACTGGAGATCTTCATCACCGGAACCTTCCTCGCCAAG GTGGCTCGGCCAAAGAAGCGAGGTGAGACGGTGAAGTTTAGCCAGCACGCCGTGGTGTCCAGTCACGAAGGCCGACCCTGCCTCATGATCCGAGTGGCCAACATGCGGAAGAGCCTGCTGCTGGGGTGCCAG GTGACGGGGAAGCTGCTGCAGACGTCTCATACCAAGGAGGGGGAGACGGTGCGTCTGGACCAGAGGAACGTTCCCTTCCAGGTGGACACGTCCAGCGACAGCCCCTTCCTCATCCTCCCCCTCACCTTTTACCACATCATAGACGACAGCAGCCCGCTTAGGGCCTGGGCTGCCAAGG gtggGGGATGGACAGATCCTGAGCTGGCGGACTTTGAGCTGCTGGTTATCATGAGTGCAACGGTAGAGCCCACCTCGGCCACCTGCCAGGTGCGCACCTCCTACCTGCCTGACGAGATTCTGTGGGGGTATGAGTTCCCCCCTGtggtctccctctccccctcagggAAGTACGTGGCCGACTTCGCCTTCTTCGACAAAGTGGCCAAGACCAAGACCACGCCCCTCTTCAAAACATCCCGCCCACAGAGTTACCATGgcaacggaggaggaggaggggtgggggtggaggggactGACCCGGAGAAGATCCGATTGGAGCAGAgctacagggagagaggagaggaagggagagggagggtcagAGACAGTAGCCCTCTCAGTGTCCGCATCAGCAATGTCTGA